The following proteins come from a genomic window of Euryarchaeota archaeon:
- a CDS encoding ArsA family ATPase: MSLKGDLESKRLVVFLGPGGVGKTTLSAAAALSASRHRKTLVMTVDPARRLADAMGVGLGGAEHEVTGDLSALMLDTKSALDQLVRRYAPSDEVREKVLASTFYSHLSDAFAGSEEFVAVGTLDSILAEDRYGLVVVDTPPRTHAIDFLSASSRLVRVFESGLVRFFFKPSRIVRLAGGRFADAAARWTSQRFLHEAAEFINNFDQMFVDLEERSRRMDALLRDPEKTAYYIVTNPERQAIESALQLEVSMTRLAFKTSGVVVNRVIPRSDPSAMHRLSDGGPSMGLAGDDRADFVRGIDRSARLHARILEEEERAMALLEHSFSVRPIIVPDLGESVKDLRSLRRLARCLEAASGG, encoded by the coding sequence ATGAGCCTCAAGGGAGACCTTGAATCGAAACGGCTCGTGGTCTTCCTTGGGCCCGGCGGGGTCGGCAAGACGACGCTCAGCGCGGCGGCCGCGCTTTCGGCGTCGAGGCATCGAAAGACCCTCGTGATGACGGTAGACCCGGCAAGACGCCTCGCGGACGCGATGGGCGTAGGACTCGGGGGGGCGGAGCACGAGGTCACAGGCGACCTCTCGGCGCTGATGCTCGACACGAAATCCGCCCTCGATCAACTCGTCCGAAGGTACGCCCCGAGCGATGAAGTGCGCGAGAAGGTGCTCGCGTCCACGTTCTACAGCCACCTTTCCGACGCCTTCGCGGGGAGCGAGGAGTTCGTGGCCGTCGGCACCTTGGACAGTATCCTCGCGGAAGACCGCTACGGCCTCGTGGTGGTCGATACGCCACCTAGGACGCACGCGATAGATTTCCTCTCTGCGTCCTCGCGGCTGGTGCGCGTCTTCGAATCCGGCCTTGTCCGGTTCTTCTTCAAGCCGTCCCGCATCGTGCGCCTTGCGGGGGGCCGCTTCGCGGACGCGGCCGCACGATGGACGTCGCAAAGGTTCCTCCATGAGGCCGCCGAGTTCATCAACAACTTCGACCAGATGTTCGTCGACCTGGAAGAACGGTCAAGGAGGATGGACGCGTTGCTTCGCGACCCCGAGAAGACGGCGTACTACATCGTCACGAACCCGGAGCGGCAGGCCATCGAGTCCGCCTTGCAATTGGAGGTGTCGATGACCCGGTTGGCCTTCAAGACGTCGGGCGTCGTCGTGAACCGTGTCATCCCGCGGTCGGACCCATCGGCCATGCACCGCCTTTCTGACGGAGGGCCGTCCATGGGCCTTGCCGGCGATGATCGCGCCGATTTCGTGCGCGGCATCGACCGCAGCGCCCGGCTCCATGCGCGCATCCTCGAGGAAGAGGAACGGGCCATGGCCTTGCTCGAGCACAGCTTCTCGGTCCGCCCCATCATCGTCCCGGATCTTGGCGAGAGCGTGAAGGACCTCCGATCCCTAAGGCGGCTTGCACGTTGCCTGGAGGCGGCGAGTGGAGGTTGA
- a CDS encoding deoxyhypusine synthase family protein — protein MAKMTKKDFLHTPITQVDLEKMKTIEDLIDAYKGASFQARNLGTCAQIWENMLTDKERPTIVMGLAGSLMAAGLRKVLRDIIKYNLVDVIVTVGSQPYQDIYAARGYDFWRSSPDVDDLELREHFLDRLYDTIVDEEKFRETDEYLGKLFGKLETRGYSSREILKFFGEQLDDEASWVAEAARTNTPIFAPALNDSSIGIGMVSQYVKARKRGEAYPTIDPIRDAYELSQIKYTSKKTGVIYIAGGISKNYIQQTEVISEVLGYEPGGHHYAIQLTMDSPHWGGLSGCTFEEAQSWGKIAKDAKKAQCYVDVSLGLPMIVGALMAKRKAWAGRKRLTMKYEGDTLKKL, from the coding sequence TTGGCCAAGATGACGAAGAAGGATTTTCTCCACACGCCCATAACGCAGGTCGACCTTGAGAAGATGAAGACCATCGAGGACCTCATCGACGCCTACAAGGGCGCGAGCTTCCAGGCCCGTAACCTCGGCACTTGCGCCCAGATCTGGGAGAACATGCTCACCGACAAGGAGCGCCCGACGATCGTCATGGGGCTTGCGGGGAGCCTCATGGCCGCGGGCCTTCGGAAAGTGCTTCGCGACATCATCAAGTACAACCTTGTGGACGTGATCGTCACCGTAGGCTCGCAGCCGTACCAGGACATCTACGCGGCACGCGGGTACGACTTCTGGAGGTCGTCGCCGGATGTCGACGACCTCGAGCTCAGGGAACATTTCCTCGACCGCCTCTACGACACGATCGTCGACGAGGAGAAGTTCCGTGAGACCGACGAGTACCTCGGCAAGCTCTTCGGGAAGCTCGAGACGCGAGGGTATTCGAGCCGGGAGATCCTCAAGTTCTTCGGCGAACAGCTCGACGACGAGGCCTCGTGGGTCGCCGAGGCCGCGAGGACGAACACGCCGATATTCGCCCCGGCCCTCAACGATTCCTCCATCGGCATAGGCATGGTGTCGCAGTACGTCAAGGCGAGGAAGAGGGGCGAGGCGTACCCGACCATCGACCCGATACGGGATGCATACGAACTGTCCCAGATCAAGTACACTTCCAAGAAGACCGGTGTCATCTACATCGCGGGCGGCATCAGCAAGAACTACATACAACAGACCGAGGTCATCTCTGAAGTGCTCGGCTACGAACCTGGCGGGCACCATTATGCCATACAGTTGACGATGGACAGCCCGCACTGGGGCGGCCTTTCCGGGTGCACTTTCGAGGAAGCGCAGAGCTGGGGCAAGATCGCGAAGGACGCGAAGAAGGCGCAATGCTACGTCGATGTCTCGTTGGGCCTTCCGATGATCGTCGGCGCCCTCATGGCGAAGCGAAAGGCGTGGGCGGGGCGAAAGCGCCTCACGATGAAGTACGAGGGCGACACGCTCAAGAAGCTGTAG
- a CDS encoding HD domain-containing protein yields MAARTRNKSQRAKDAKRRLDPGVVEVVLSAGRLKSRERRGWRQARLTARRFESVADHSWRVAFMAFLVAPPRIRRRAIELALLHDLAEAECGDITPRDGVPAKAKRRIEAAALETVLAGLHAPIASRVRRAHQEYSSGKSVAARLVKSLDKVEMAIEALALEREGADPETLETFWRSARRAATTKTGRGLMSGLEKARRTGGR; encoded by the coding sequence ATGGCGGCCCGGACACGCAACAAATCTCAACGGGCAAAGGACGCGAAGCGGCGCCTCGACCCGGGCGTCGTGGAGGTCGTGCTGTCCGCGGGTCGCCTCAAGAGCCGCGAGCGACGCGGTTGGCGGCAGGCAAGGTTGACGGCCCGACGGTTCGAGAGCGTCGCCGATCATTCGTGGCGTGTCGCATTCATGGCGTTCCTCGTCGCCCCGCCTCGCATCCGCCGACGAGCGATTGAACTTGCGCTCCTTCATGACCTCGCCGAGGCGGAGTGCGGCGACATCACGCCGCGAGACGGAGTGCCGGCCAAGGCGAAGCGACGTATCGAGGCCGCGGCGCTTGAAACCGTCCTCGCCGGGCTGCATGCGCCCATCGCGTCGCGCGTCCGCCGCGCTCATCAAGAATACTCGTCGGGAAAGAGCGTCGCCGCGCGCCTCGTGAAGTCGCTCGACAAGGTCGAGATGGCGATCGAGGCTTTGGCGTTGGAGCGGGAGGGCGCGGACCCCGAGACGCTTGAGACCTTCTGGAGGTCGGCGCGACGTGCCGCCACCACGAAGACCGGGCGCGGCCTCATGAGCGGACTTGAGAAGGCGCGAAGGACCGGCGGTCGTTAG
- a CDS encoding TRAM domain-containing protein, translated as MAFGNRAPAKSAPRPPPVKEGNLYELKIEDVGKEGDGIARINGFVIFVPNTKVGEAVQVRVTRVLRKLAFAEVVKAGGPVSAVEAETKGPAPAEEEGAGDVDGPETDAGDDEELEDEGVWAKEEDDQ; from the coding sequence TTGGCTTTCGGAAACCGCGCTCCGGCGAAAAGTGCCCCCAGGCCGCCGCCTGTAAAGGAAGGGAACCTGTACGAGCTGAAGATCGAGGACGTCGGCAAGGAAGGCGACGGCATCGCTCGTATCAACGGTTTCGTGATTTTCGTCCCGAACACGAAAGTGGGGGAAGCCGTGCAGGTCCGAGTGACCCGGGTGCTTCGCAAACTCGCCTTCGCCGAGGTCGTCAAGGCCGGCGGCCCCGTGAGCGCGGTCGAAGCCGAAACGAAAGGCCCCGCGCCCGCCGAGGAAGAGGGCGCTGGCGACGTCGACGGACCCGAGACCGACGCGGGCGACGACGAGGAACTTGAGGACGAGGGCGTCTGGGCGAAGGAAGAAGACGACCAATAG